The genomic window GGGCTTCCCTTCTCGTGTTTCTGTTATCAGCTTTGATGGTGCTCTCACTCAGCTACGCCCTCATCCCCCAGGGTGGTCTGGTCAAGGGTATATCAAAGTTCCACGAGAAGAACTCTGGAGGAGACTCCTCGAGTAAAAAACAGGTATCTGGAGAGGGCAACGTTCCGCCAAGGTCGGACTTCACGTTCAAGCCAACGAATAAAACGGCACCCTGTCCTGTCTCGCTTTATCCGAGTAATCCCATGTTAGTTTGTGTTGACACACCCGCTAAGGACGTTCCAATACCTCTCAACCAAACTTGGGATATCATTGTGAAACAACCGGGTGTCTATTACGTTCCCCTTGAGAGTTACGGGCTCATTAGGGGCGTGAATAAGTTCGAATACCTGAGGATTGACAAGCCCTTCCAGAAGGCTCCCACCGGAGGAACGTTTTCCGTTAAGGTTACTTCCACGGTTATCGGCTCAATGATTTTTAAGAAATCGAAGTATCTTGAGGTTGTTGATTCGTCGGCTCTTCCCATGGAGTTTACATACACCATCCGCGTTGTCGATGATGCACCGCCGGGGTATTATCCCCTCTTCTTTGAGCTGAATGTCAGCGGGTACATTGAAAACGCGCTCCTAGCCTGGGTTCGGGTTCTCCCCCGGGCGGTTGTCAGGATTACCTCAATGCCCTCCACGCTTAGGGGTAATGGAGAGCTCACTATGCACGTTTCGGGAACCGTAACGTATCCCGATGGAAGCCCAATTAAAAGGGGAACTGTGACAATAACGATAAACCGAACCAAGGCCGAAAAGGGTATCGTTGTTGGGGTGGGGAACGTTGTAAACGGAACCTTCAACGTGACGTGCAGTGTACCCTCCAGTGTCTCCGCGGGCAGTTACTCCGTCGTTGCCCACTATACTGGCCCCGACGCGTATCCCGGGAACAGTGACCCGCAGGTAGTTATACAGCGCTATCCAGAAATTGACGTCAACGTCACAACCGACAACGAAACTGTGATTAGCGGTTTTATACACTACGAAAACACCTCTTTGAACGGAACCGTTACCTTGGTTGTTGAAACCGATAATGGAACGGTGAGAATTCCGGTGAAGGTCAACAATGGGGTTTTCAATGTAACTCTCAGCTCTCCCGTAAAATCCGTTAAAATTCTCTATCCCGGCAACGGCTGGTACCTCCCCGTCGAAAAAACAGTTTACAGAAAACCCCTCCTAGAGTTCCACGGAGTTGAAATTCCCACCCCAAGTAAAGCCACCCTCTACTCCTCGATTTTGGCCCTGACCGCCCTGGGAATTGTGGGTGTCCTCATGCGGAGAAGATTAACGGTTGTCGGGGACGAAACCCCCAAGACCCCAAAGCAAAAAGCTAAAGAACCGCCAAGGATCTCAATCCTCCCCCTAAAACGGAGGGTTTTTGTTGAGGGAGAAGTTATCGAACTTCCCGACCTTGACTGTGAACTGAAGCTTGACGGCAAGCCGGTCGAGGGGAGAAGGGTAGAGCTCAGGGGGATTGGGCTTCATACTCTGGAGGCATGTGGCATGACCTCGGAGCTCTGGGTTTTACCTCCGAAAGAGGCTGTTGTGATGCTTTACAGGCTCCACTTCCTGCCGTTTGCAATGAAATACGTTCCCGTTGACGATAAGACCCCTTATGAGATTGCTCGGGCACTCTCCGGGAAGGGACTTTCCGGGGATGCTTTCCAGATAGCTGGAATTTTCACGAAGGCGCTTTACTCGCTGAAGGACGTCAGCAGGGAGGATTTCTTCAGAATGGTCGATTCCCTCCAGAGGATGGGGGTGTTCCAATGAACCTGAGGGATTTAGTGAAGACGTACTTTGAGGGTGTAGCCCTCTGGGGGTTCCTCGGAATACTGCTCCGGGGGTCTCTTGGAGACGTTACGATAATCCTAGTTTTCCTACTCGCCCTTGCAAATTTGGCTGGTGTCTACGGGGAGCCTAAAGGTTATCTGGTGAGGGCTCTTGCGTTTCTTTCATCATCGTTGGTGCTTCTTCTGTCCCCGGAAGGGTGGATTGAAGGAACTCTGGCAGTTCTCTTCCTTTTCGTCGGTTTGGCGTACCTGGTCTCGTACCCCCTTTATCTGAGGGGCAACGATTTTCTTCCCCGAAACATGCTGGGCGTGGCTCTCGCCGGCGGTATCGTTGGATTCGCGACATTTTACAGGCCCTCCTCAATGAAGGCCATCTATTTCGTGGACTTCCTAATTGTGGTGGCTCTTGCTTGGATAGCCTTCGTCATTGGAAAGTACGTCTCACTGAAGTTCGGCTCGGGGAACGTGGTCGCGATTGACTTCCCTTCTGTGGAGGTCGGCAAATCCGATTCCTGGCTACGGGAGGCGAAAAAAGCCGTTCACCAGTTCGTTGAGTACTCTGATAAAACCCCACTAATTGTCTTGGTTTCCAGGTTTGCACCCAGGGATGTTGAAAACAGGGAAGTTGAGAACGCCCTGGAGCCAATTATAGAGTATCAACCCGACCTGGGAGGCCCACTAACACCTATCTGGCTCAGGCTTCTATACATGGAGCGGGAAAGGGAAAAGAGAAGACAGCTCGTTAATGAGCTTTTCAAGAAAATAAGCACGTGGTGATTTGTATGAACTGGCTCCGCTGGTTTGTTATCTTTACATTCCTTCCCCTGATTCTTGCGGTTCTAACTGGGGCAATTAGCCTCTCCTACATTGCCCTTCTTCCAGCCTCTGTGCTGGCGTTTTCCCTCCTGTTTGAGACCCCTTCAGGTTTCTCCGTCGAGAGAACCGTTGAGAAGACCCGCCTCAGGATAGGTGAAGAGACTGAAGTTAGGGTAAGACTAAAGGTTGAGCGCGGGGCGGGTATTGTTCTTGTGGGAGACGTCGTTTCCCCGGCACTTGAAATTGTTGAGGGAACCAACAGGCACGTCTTTTTCAAATTGCCCGAGAAAAAACTTGAGGTGGAGTATTCCTACCGGGTAAGGGCCGTTAAGCGTGGGAGCCATACAATTTCACCCGTGGAGGTCGAGGGAAGGCACTTTTTTGAGCTTGAAGAACCGAGGTATGCACTCTTTTCGGAAGAAGTCAGAATCACGGCCAGTCCAAGAATCATGAACCTAAATAGATTCTCTCATAGAAGACTGGGACGGCGGGGCTTTCCGCAGGTTACGAAGGCCAGAACGGGAACACCTTCGACGGATTTCAGGGAGATACGGGAATACCGGCCGGGGGACCCGATGAGAGCGATAAACTGGAAGGCAACCGCCAGGCTGGGAGTTCCACTTGTAAACGAGTACGAGAAGGAGGGGGCACTTACTTTCATGTTCTACGTTGATGCCTCCGATTCGATGGCGATTGGTGGCTTTAAGGAGAGTGCCCTTGAGGTCGCGGTAAGTTTTATGTTGCCACTCGTTTCGTATCTCCTTAACAGAGGTTATCGCGTCGGTCTTTACGTCCTCGGGCACGGCACATTGATTTCTCCCGTTTCAGGTTCGGATTCCCTTTCGACCTTCACGAGGTTCCTGCTCTCCTTGGGGATGACCTCAACTGAGGAATCCCTTCCCCTGGCAGTTGAAAAGACAAGAAGACTCCTCAACGGCCGGGTTGTCCCCGTTGTTGTCACGAACCTCACGGATTCGAACTTCACCTCAATCAGACTGGGACTTAAGAAGCTTCTGGCCACAACAGGAAACGCTCCGATACTCGTTGATGTTGATGTCTATGAGGATTTGGACGCGGGTAAACTCGTCTCCCTCATGAAAAAGTCCCTAAAGGAAGAGCTGTCATTTCCCGCGGTTACAGTCACAAAGGACGTTAGAAAGGGGGTTCTTAAACTCCTGGAGGTGGTTCTGTGAGGAGGCATGAAAGGTTTTCCCTTGGAGTGTTGGCTCTCGCATCGGTTTCGCCGGGGTTTTCACTGGCCTATCACTTTAATGGCGTTTCTTCTGCCATCGCCGGAAAGTTTGGACTGTACGTACCCTCTGAGGTCATATCTACTGTTATCCTGTTTGCGTTCTCAGTTTATCTCCACCGGGTTAAGGGCGTTAGCCTGCCCACGGTCGTCATTGGACTGGCGGTCTTATACGTTCTACCCTATTTGGGGGGCGTTCCACTCGAAGAAGTTCCCTTTGTCACTCTCTCGGCGATACCCCTGGGGGTTTCCATTGTCCTGATTCCCTATGCCCATTCCCTCCGTTCCAGGATGGAAAGCCTTGGACGAGGATATCCTCAGGAGGAGCTTGAAAACCTGATGGAGAGAGAGTTGAAGACAATTTTCTTATCTATGCTCCCGGGTGCTATGTTGCTGGTCTATCTTCTCTACTCGACCTCCCTGGGGAGAAACCCAATTGGGCTTTTCCCAACTTATCTTTCCGTGCTCTTTGCCCTTCTCATTGGGGTCATCATATCGGCACTTGAAAGGAACGAAGGTACCGCTTCCAAAACTGTTCTCATATTCAGGACATACATGACGGCTGGCGATTCCTTCCGGGTGAAGGGGGGCTCGATATGGGAAAACGGCTTTGAAATCATTTTGGAGGGAGGCAGTCCCGTAAAGAGAATGGTTCTCCTGAGTTTTCCCTCCGAAAGCGTGCCCGAATACGTGGTCATTCGCTCTCCATGGGACAGCAAGTTCCTCACGAAGAAAAAGGAAAGCGTTGAAAACGGGGTCAGATACATTGTTTTTTCTACGTCCCGTGCTCCCAGCTCTCAAGATATTCCCTCTGCTCTTCAGTGAGCTCCTCTATTTTTATTCCCATTGAGCTCAGCTTAATCCTCGCCACCATCTCATCAATTTCCCTCGGGAGCACGTAGACCTTTGGCTCGAGCTTATCGTGGTTGTCCTTGATGTATTCGGCGGCTTTCGCCTGAAGGGCAAAGCTCATATCCATTATCTCCGCCGGGTGGCCGTCTGCGGCCGCCAAATTGACGAGCCTTCCATCCGCTAAGAGG from Thermococcus sp. includes these protein-coding regions:
- a CDS encoding DUF58 domain-containing protein, whose translation is MNWLRWFVIFTFLPLILAVLTGAISLSYIALLPASVLAFSLLFETPSGFSVERTVEKTRLRIGEETEVRVRLKVERGAGIVLVGDVVSPALEIVEGTNRHVFFKLPEKKLEVEYSYRVRAVKRGSHTISPVEVEGRHFFELEEPRYALFSEEVRITASPRIMNLNRFSHRRLGRRGFPQVTKARTGTPSTDFREIREYRPGDPMRAINWKATARLGVPLVNEYEKEGALTFMFYVDASDSMAIGGFKESALEVAVSFMLPLVSYLLNRGYRVGLYVLGHGTLISPVSGSDSLSTFTRFLLSLGMTSTEESLPLAVEKTRRLLNGRVVPVVVTNLTDSNFTSIRLGLKKLLATTGNAPILVDVDVYEDLDAGKLVSLMKKSLKEELSFPAVTVTKDVRKGVLKLLEVVL